From the Octopus sinensis linkage group LG3, ASM634580v1, whole genome shotgun sequence genome, the window aaatttgtgcataaatatgtaaGGAAAATAATTCAATTCCAGTAATTATAGTTTATAAAAGGTGGCGAAAATACAAAGCAGAATTGCTTCACTTACATTGCTATAGTTCTTTAGGTAAATGTGGAATATATTCCATTCCATTTCAAAAcaaattatgcatgcatatatatgtttgtgaatacgAAAAAGCTTCAGGCACGGAGTACTTTGGTATTACAGTCAATAACACCTCAAACCACAACAACTTCTATGGACTAGCCTAAAATCTATTTCTGACGTGGCATTGTTAAAATGCACAGTAACACAATTAAAGTTGTTACATGTAATTTTTTCACAACCTATATCAAGGAAGCCaaaatatatgcaagtatattttgAGGTACAAATCGACGCTGATGAATATTTTTTGTAATGAAGCATGCCCTTTTTCAGCGAAATataatttgtattaatatatgaaCAGATTGGTCGCGGACTCAAGACACCATTATTACAAGTAACATTTCCGTTAGAATTTCTCGTGTAATTGGCGCGACATGAATAAGTAATATTCGTATTTTGTGGAATTAAGCTACCAAACGGAAGATATTGCAAATTGTCTGAATAACGGTAGCTATATATGCCAAATTCGGGTAACAGTTGACAGCTCTTCACACACCTTGGAAGTGTTCCATTCCAAGTTCCATTTTCTAAACAGGTCCTTTTAGAATCTCCCAACAATGTTTCTCCTGCTGAACAGCTGTATTCAATAACTGAAGAATTATGTAACAAAATAAAGTTTAATCCACTTTGTGTCTCAATTGTACACGATTTTCTGCACTGCATGTCTGGGTACCATTTACCTAACAAGCATTGAACGGCACCAAACGCAACTGGAATGAAAGATCGTTTGCAAGAATATATCACTTTTCTTCCTTCATTAATTAATGTTCTGGGTTTTAAAATTGTATCTTCAGAAATAGTCACCACTCTGCCAGCAATTTCTGGTACAAAGCATTTCAACGtgcagacaggtgttgcaaagttCCATTCACCATCTTGAAGACAAGTTAACACTGATTCACCTTTCAGGTTATATGGTTTTGAGCAACTGAAAGAAATGGTTTCGTTAATTTtaacttcatttgtattgttaacACTGCCATTTTTCGGTGGATGCGGTGGGAGACATTTTGTAGTTTCACAAACTGGTGGTAGAGACGTCCACTGCTGATTTTCTTGACAACGTATTGTAGTGTTTCCTCGCATAGAATAACCAGAAAAGCATGAGAAGTAAACAACagagttatatgtgtatgcaacatTGGTTAAGATACTGTGAGCAGGTTTATGAAAAATTGGGCAGGCTGTTAacttacattttatatcttgATACTTCCATTTACCATTCAGACAAACAACGTCAGTCGTATTCCGTTGGCTTGCTCGAAAATAGCGATTGCACTTTTGTTCCagatatattttttgttcttcCCACTTTATGATATATTGTATTCTACCgttgtgtaattttggtaaaggACCACAGTTTAAGAAATTTATCACTTGTTTAAGAAGCCACGGAGAAATGATTTTATCTGATGCAGTGGTATTATCATATTCcgacaaaatattttgcataatattaaatgcattattttcacttttcactgtgaatataattaaagaaagaaaatagaaagatctGAATATCATTTTCTGAATTTTGATGGTAAACTTTTcgtgaaaaatttacaaaattattgTACTTAAAGTATAAGTGTTAGTGATTCTTTTACAGTCGAGATAGCAGGCAGTTCGTCGACTCcacaaggaaaaaataagaaacatgAATATTTATAGTAGGAGGGGTTTGAAGATTAGTTGATTGGctgttttaatttgaatattaaatgtGACTTAGGTTATAGTAGTAAAAAAATCATTGAATAGCAGTAAGCGTATTTACATAAATTACATGCATTGCattagataaacacacacacacacacaccacacacacacacacacacgcacgcatacacacacacgcacgcatacacacatacgcgcacacacatacacagacacgcacgaacgcacacatacacacacatactacatatgaTGAAACATATGGCTTcgaagtttaaaatattaatattcccAGGGCAAATAGAATAAATGCACAATGCAAAGAAGATCGAGTGCACATGAATATCTGCAAGATAAAATCTGTAGATACATTCTTCTATATTGTGCTGGTCTAAGAGAGGGTTTTGAGCGGTCGCAAGTTCACGGCGGCAGGAAAATCATTGGTGAGAATTCCTGTAGGCAGAATAATGGAAGTGCTTGACATTATGTTTAGTGCTGGCTAGAAATGATGGACATAATTTGGTGACGAGAGGAAGCAAAATACGTAAATTGGAAGTGTTTGAGTGGACGTAAGACAAGGCGATTACAAGAcaaagaaggtgagagagaagagagagaagagaaggtaCGGTgaggagagagaacgagagagagagagagatagagatagagatagagatagagatagatagatagatagatagatagagagagagagagagagagagagagagagagagagagagagtgtgtgtgagagggtgaTGTTGTCATATAACTCGTCCGTTAGTCAGCAGTTGAAAGAATTCTTTGATAAGCAACTTTGTGTGTCAGTGGGTTGATCATTTTCTTGGATGGTGTATACGGTGTACACCATTTACACCGTCCCAAATCTATGAACAATACGATATTATGGCTTGCGCGTGTGCGTTGTACTGAGTTGTCAGGGTCTGCAAGACTCGTTTTTGGTGTGCTAATCTTTGGCTGCGTTAAAGATATACGCCTCCGGGAAAGGTTATCAATGACGTGATTGGCCTAGCAGATGAAGCCATGTTAAGAGTTTTAGttccatgttctccgtttttggTTTATAGTGTGCTATGTTGTTTCCCTGATGAATATTGTGATTTGGATATTGTGCTGGTTAAGGAGAAACGATATGGATGACAATATTAGAGAATGGTTTCGATGACTCGGTTCCTGGAGTCCGTGGAAAGTTAAACCTGACGTCATATGAATGACGTCTGGCTACAAAAGGTAAGGAAGAATAAAGGTTGTATATTAGTAGACGTCGTTGATAATTAGAAGAATGTTGAAAAGAAAACCGAAATTGGGTATGTCAAAATGATTATGAAATATGGGCGTGCGACGCCCATCAGCTCACACCCGATGGTGAAATTTGATTCGTTTCTACCGCTCTAGAGTGAGGCAGCTAGAGGATGTACCGTTAGCGGAAGCAATTTTGCTTAGACTATTATCCAGTATAATCAGGTGATTGAGTTAGCAGAAGGGTCAAATTTCCCTATTGGGTATTTGCAGATGGGTGTCTCTCGGCCATAGTTTACAAACTCTTGGACGCCTCCAGTTTCGGCTGTTGAGGAAACGATACAAAGAGATGAACTTGtctctatctttgtatctatatGAAAGCATGTCCTGCGTGTACCTTTACTTGAAGGCATTGGTTATCATGCCGGTCTAGTGTCTTGCGACGCAATGCGGCTGTGTGTAGGTGGCTCAGAAGACTACATCACTTGAGAGGGCAGCTGGTATAGTTTCGGAATTTACAATTTTGTGTTGGAGATTGCATGCTTGCGTCTACTCTAAACTACAATGGTAGAAGCTGTTGCAAaccacacttgcatacatatgtcATGCTTGCAAGCATAATAAATACTAGAAGCATGAATTTATTGGTTTTTAATGCATTTGGTGTCGCTGGAATGTCGATCTTACTTTAGACACTCTATGTAATCCGCCTTGACTAACAGCAGTGCAGGTTCCGGTTGCCGCTTTGAATTTCCAGCATCTCTTCATACAGTTAAGTAAGCCCGTTACTGCAAGaagttattgtgtgtgtgaatgcgttcataaattataatttttattactctctctctataaaaAAAAGGCATTATCATGTTCCCATCAGGTCTATAGATGTGATGAGAAAGTTATTTGACATACATGTCCAGGGCCGCAATGTGAGaacttgttatatatacatttataaaacatgcatgaaaaaaaataattacagataaaacattaaaataatagaattatcattatttctaaatctcccaAAGTTCTTTtaagtaaaggctatttgccgACATAATGTGGTTGTGCAGGACagtcacattatgttggcaaatgtgAAGTCTGATGTTTTCCTTTTGATATGGCCAGTCCTCGTGTATATTTACTATTGGAAGGGACAAGTTTCGATTGACTCCAACTGAAGATACGTGCGCGGTCTCAGTTTATAAATTGTACGTTTATGTTGCGATGTCAATATTATTGGTAGAAGTTGAGCTGCTGGGTAAAACTTCTAGAGGAATGAAGGATAGTATCATTTGTATAAGTGTTGAATGGAAGGACAAATAAGTCATATATGATAAGAAATAAGGGAGCAAGGGATACATTGAACTTTGGAGCACACCAGTATTGTTTGAGTGTGATAGAGGAAGATCTTCGTTAACATGCAACGGAATGGCGCGATGTGATAAGAAGCTGCCAGAACCCAACGTCTAAGATTTGAGAAAGTACCGAAGCGTATAGACTAGAAGTTTCGAAATGAGACTCACGTACCAGAAAAAGTCTCAAGTTTTGCTAGTGTCAAGGCCAACGACATTGCCTTCTCAAATGGATTGTTGAACGATAAATGAGTGTCGACCTGTCACCCTAGTGGAAACGGTCCTACAGAAGTGCCAGTGATTGTTGTTTGGCAACTGATGTAAGTTGATATCAGGATTAGTAACCGAAACAGTTTGTCGCCGAAGTGATATTTTAACCATTTAAGAAAAACGGGAACTGTTAAGTTTAATGCGACGCAGGAGAATTGTAAAAGAAACGATGTCACAGAAGCATAGAAGCATGACGAAAATCGTGGGAACTTTATAGCAGAGCatacaataaagatatatatatatatatataatatatatatatatatatatattatatgtatattggcagggctggcctgctaggtagccggccagaatgctagaagaagatcatcaacgatcaaactacaagggaaattctctagaggaagaattcagcgaacaccagaaccaaatttggcgggcaggacatatgaaaaattaaataaaaaacagacttaaatgcatacctcggtttcggtcttaacaaaagaattacttgcataattcaagtgtccgtgacttcatcagtacattcggtcctcgagatgcaaaccgcaagactaaccccagctctctgtgtcaagacagacacgtgcttagtcttactgattacatcgggaataaaatttcaaatgtcttggttctggcgcgctaagagactcctgaagcgaagggctgcagtgaataattcactgcaggtaatgcttacaactagggaacgtatttatttaaatatttaaaaattgagggagataaattaatattacttttaattttaatatcaatttaaaaccagtagtccagcatttttcatatgtcctgcccgccaaatttggttctggtgttcgctgaattcttcctctagagaatttcccttgtagtttgatcgttgatgatcttcttctagcattctggccggctacctagcaggccagccctgccaatatacacatatatttgaattttctctgactcctcagattttttgaatgctggactactggttttaaattgatattaaaataaaagtaatattaatttatctccctcaatttttaaaaatttatatatatatatattatatatatatatatatatatatatatatatatacgcgcacatgcatgtatatgtattgtatgtatgtatgtatgtatgtatgtatgtatgtatgtatgcatgtgtgtgtatatatgtatgtatgtatgtatgtatgtatgtatgtatgtcattgttcagttttatttcaagatttcttgccaactgagaaagaaccggtttcaaggttccttcattggaatttcaacatcaacaacatgatgtttttgtatgtatgtatgtatgtatgtatgtatgtatgtatgtatgtatgtatgtatgtatgtatgtatgtatgtgtgtgtgtgtatgtgtgtgtgtgtgtgtgtgtgtgtgtgtatgtatgcatgtgcagatttctatgtttcatgtatgtattctcatgcatatagttgcatatctagacatgcttatatatatttaaatgttaaacttcgGGAAAGTTTTTcagattttacagttccagtgatagattggatttgtagttttcgaattagctttctcctttctggctttgaaaagcctattttctcaagattgttattcaggcagtgtgttacatatcccaaggccccaataattacagatataaacctgaactcgTAATCTGaacagagtaactgcagatttctcaatagttcagcatagttgttctctttttcactgatcttcagctttatgttaacgtcagctgggcagctaatttccacaactgtgcacagtttctcttctctatcccaactcattatatcagatctattgtgcttgcattttattgaggtcttcactggtatgttccaccagtattcccttttattatgagtggatatggcttctaccatattgtggatttttatttctttgtcctcgggattatccttccgacggatttcattatagggtgtcctagctacaacgtcatgacTCATCGGTAGATAtatcgtgatgacattttcggacaactactTATGATGTGGATAATATCTTCAgcgtgaactccacaaagtctgcgtcggttgtcacattttacggcgtttcctgcatctctatcccttttgtgcatcaggtatgtatgtatgtatgcatgtatgtatgtatgtatgtatgtatgtatgtatgtatgtatacacacatattttcatcaagttctatataaataaatatatttatatcaagttCTATATAAAAACAACCTGGCATTAAACTTAATAATTATTCAATACTTTATGGCACAATACGCGTCTGTTAAACATTTATAAAGATGTGTTTTACCTATAGTTTCGCATCCGTCATATCTAGAGCAAGCAAGGCTTTTCTAACGAAACCATCGCCAGATTTATGTAATAATGTTTACTTCACACTCGTTGAATCTTAAATATGGTTCTATTCACTTATAGTACACAGCAGAGTACATGCACATTGTTTCAAAATTACAAGCAACATTCATATATTATCACTTCTGCATGGTTGAATACTGTCAAAatttatggatatgtatgtaattaaaataatagttttccagcgATATACAGTGTGATAAAACGTGTGAGACTGAAGGTTCATATTCATGAAACAAAATAGAAACGCCAACAACAGAATCAAGGGGAATATATgaaagattattttaattttaaaaatatgtcttCAATTAGTGATGcctttttaaaataatcagaCACCTCGcgaaaatacaaaataagattGTTTCACTTATATTGTTATAGTTCTGTAGTTAAATATAGAATAGGCTCCATTCCATTTAAGAcaaattatgaatgtatatatatatctttttgtataAGAGATAGCTTCATGTTGGGAGTACTGTGATATTAGTATGTATTACACTTCAAAGCGCAACAATCTCCAAAGTAATCCATAAAATTTATTTCTGACGTAGCATTGTCAAAATGCACAGTAACACAAAGTAGTTGCATGTTATCTCTTCACAACCTGCATCAAAGTAAACCAAAATATTTGCAAGAATAGTTCGCTGCACAAACAGACATTGGTGAATATTCTTCGTactgaagaatattctttttattcagcGATATATTTCTACATGAACAAATTGGATTGGGATTCAAGACACCATTATTACAAGTAACATTTTCGTAAGAATTCCTCGGGTAATAACGGCGACATGAATAAGTAATTTGCGTAATTTGTAGAATTGAGCTGCCAAACGGAAGATATTGTAAAATGTGTGAATATCGGTAGCTATATATGCCAAATTCGGGTAACAGTTGACAGCTCTTTACACACCTTGGAAGTGTTCCACTCCATGTTCCATTTTCTAAACAGGTCCTTTTAGAATCTCCCAACAATGTTTCTCCTGCTGAACAGCTTTATTCGACAACTGAAGAAATACgtgacaaaataaaatttatttcacttcGTGCCTCAATTGTACCCGATTTTCTGCACTGTATGACTGGGTACCATTTACCTGACAAGCATTGAACGATTCCAAACGCAACTGGAATGAAGGATCGGTTGCAAGAATATATCACTTTTCCTCCTTCATTGATTAATGTTCTGGATTTTAAAATTGTACCTTCAGAAATAATCACCACTCCGCCAACATTTTCCGGCACAAAACATTTCAACGTGCAGACAGGTATTGGAAAGTTCCATTCCGTCTTGAAGACAAGTTAATACTGAATCATCATTCAGATTATATGGTTTTGAGTAACTGGTTTCGttaatttaacttcatttgtattgtttatatTGCCAATTTTCAACGtgcagacaggtgttgcaaagttCCATTCACCATCTTGAAGACAAGTTAACACTGATTCACCTTTCAGGTTATAT encodes:
- the LOC115209748 gene encoding complement factor H-like, yielding MIFRSFYFLSLIIFTVKSENNAFNIMQNILSEYDNTTASDKIISPWLLKQVINFLNCGPLPKLHNGRIQYIIKWEEQKIYLEQKCNRYFRASQRNTTDVVCLNGKWKYQDIKLLTCLQDGEWNFATPVCTLKCFVPEIAGRVVTISEDTILKPRTLINEGRKVIYSCKRSFIPVAFGAVQCLLGKWYPDMQCRKSCTIETQSGLNFILLHNSSVIEYSCSAGETLLGDSKRTCLENGTWNGTLPRCVKSCQLLPEFGIYSYRYSDNLQYLPFGSLIPQNTNITYSCRANYTRNSNGNVTCNNGVLSPRPICSYINTNYISLKKGMLHYKKYSSASICTSKYTCIYFGFLDIGCEKITCNNFNCVTVHFNNATSEIDFRLVHRSCCGLRCY